Proteins encoded together in one Microbacterium oxydans window:
- a CDS encoding GntR family transcriptional regulator gives MLIRVDMASGVPLYEQVAASVRADIVAGSLAPGDRLPSAREVAETLEINLHTVLHAYQQLRAEGLIDLRRGRGAVVSASVGPLAELTHDLRDLVTRAAALGVTPATLAALVKEITV, from the coding sequence ATGCTGATCAGGGTCGACATGGCGAGCGGGGTGCCGCTCTACGAGCAGGTCGCCGCGTCCGTGCGCGCCGACATCGTCGCCGGGAGCCTGGCGCCCGGCGATCGTCTGCCGTCCGCGCGTGAGGTGGCCGAGACGCTGGAGATCAATCTGCACACGGTGCTGCACGCCTATCAGCAGCTGCGCGCCGAGGGACTGATCGATCTGAGACGCGGCCGCGGCGCCGTCGTCTCCGCCTCCGTGGGGCCGCTCGCCGAGCTGACCCACGACCTCCGTGATCTGGTGACCCGCGCCGCCGCTCTCGGGGTCACGCCGGCCACTCTCGCCGCTCTCGTGAAGGAGATCACCGTATGA
- a CDS encoding DUF1648 domain-containing protein has translation MTADVRRARTAFLWVGVILPLTVLAVSAVIVAFWLPDMPEPAAIHWGEDGVDGFGPGWTYLVVLGGIAAMVTAFALLAWFAHRLPQNGQPVPSAEAERPQWSITARFLGAMNLGTVALIALITLVGVGSQRGLADAADTPDIGIEVLIGFVLMAAGIAIGWFLQPATPLPESSRTEDSATPLQTSSSERLVWIGTAAIAGSGLAVLGGAALLGCSLAAIMIATGAGGLMTAIIMLAACAILIAALATTFAFRVRIGPAGLLVRSLTGWPRIEIPAADVASVRAIQVDPFAEFGGWGLRYGLDGRYGVVLRRGEAVEVTRVGGRRFVVTVDEAQTAAAALAAVAQREGRVA, from the coding sequence ATGACCGCCGACGTCCGTCGTGCCCGCACCGCGTTCCTGTGGGTCGGGGTGATCCTTCCCCTCACCGTCCTCGCCGTCTCGGCGGTCATCGTCGCGTTCTGGCTTCCCGATATGCCGGAACCCGCGGCGATCCACTGGGGGGAGGACGGCGTCGACGGCTTCGGGCCGGGGTGGACGTATCTCGTCGTGCTGGGCGGCATCGCGGCGATGGTGACCGCCTTCGCGCTGCTCGCGTGGTTCGCGCATCGTCTCCCGCAGAACGGGCAGCCGGTTCCCTCCGCGGAGGCGGAGCGCCCGCAGTGGTCGATCACCGCGAGGTTCCTCGGTGCGATGAACCTCGGCACGGTCGCCCTCATCGCGCTCATCACGCTCGTCGGGGTCGGCTCGCAGCGGGGGCTCGCCGATGCCGCGGACACCCCCGACATCGGCATCGAGGTGCTCATCGGGTTCGTGCTCATGGCGGCCGGTATCGCGATCGGATGGTTCCTGCAGCCGGCGACGCCGCTGCCCGAGTCGAGTCGCACGGAGGACTCCGCGACCCCGCTCCAGACCTCCTCCAGCGAGCGCCTGGTCTGGATCGGCACCGCGGCGATCGCCGGCAGTGGTCTGGCGGTGCTCGGCGGCGCCGCGCTGCTGGGGTGCTCGCTCGCGGCCATCATGATCGCGACCGGAGCGGGCGGACTGATGACCGCGATCATCATGCTGGCCGCCTGCGCGATCCTGATCGCCGCGCTGGCCACCACCTTCGCGTTCCGGGTGCGCATCGGCCCCGCCGGACTGCTCGTGCGCTCGCTGACGGGTTGGCCGAGGATCGAGATCCCCGCCGCGGACGTGGCCTCGGTGCGTGCGATCCAGGTCGATCCCTTCGCCGAGTTCGGGGGGTGGGGGCTGCGCTACGGACTCGACGGCCGGTACGGCGTGGTGCTGCGCCGCGGCGAAGCCGTCGAGGTGACGCGCGTCGGCGGACGGCGATTCGTCGTCACGGTCGACGAGGCGCAGACGGCCGCGGCAGCGCTCGCCGCCGTCGCGCAGAGGGAAGGACGCGTCGCATGA
- a CDS encoding CPBP family intramembrane glutamic endopeptidase yields MPWPAVVVFVLTACALAWLVALPLWLGDGLAEPLTVVLLPVMMFTPALATLVVMFVMGVPARGQRARFLGLWPLRPATRVIWLMVAGWLVLPLLVGLGILLSAALGFVQLDLTFAALAAQLQNSLPAGTPLPPVEVVVMAQLAMVPVGALFNSIFAFGEELGWRGWLLPALRPLGTWPALILSGVIWGVWHSPIILLGYNFGRTDVTGVLLMIGGCVAWGILFGWLRLRSASVWPAVIAHGSLNAAGGVILLFAATQPDMALAGPLGVATWIVIAVVVIVLVVTGQFRKQPELADAPGRLLSAPRP; encoded by the coding sequence GTGCCCTGGCCCGCCGTCGTCGTCTTCGTCCTGACCGCCTGCGCCCTGGCTTGGCTGGTGGCCCTGCCGCTGTGGCTCGGTGACGGACTGGCCGAGCCGCTCACGGTCGTGCTGCTGCCGGTCATGATGTTCACACCCGCCCTCGCGACGCTCGTCGTCATGTTCGTGATGGGCGTTCCGGCCCGTGGGCAGCGCGCCCGCTTCCTCGGGCTGTGGCCGCTGCGCCCCGCCACGCGCGTGATCTGGCTCATGGTCGCGGGGTGGCTGGTTCTGCCGCTGCTGGTGGGGCTCGGGATCCTGCTGTCCGCCGCGCTCGGCTTCGTGCAGCTCGACCTGACCTTCGCGGCGTTGGCGGCCCAGCTCCAGAACAGCCTCCCGGCCGGGACGCCGCTCCCGCCGGTCGAGGTCGTGGTGATGGCGCAGCTCGCGATGGTCCCCGTCGGAGCCCTGTTCAACAGCATCTTCGCGTTCGGCGAGGAGCTCGGCTGGCGCGGCTGGCTGCTGCCTGCTCTCCGTCCGCTCGGCACCTGGCCGGCACTCATCCTCAGCGGTGTGATCTGGGGTGTGTGGCACAGTCCGATCATCCTGCTGGGCTACAACTTCGGGCGCACCGACGTCACCGGGGTGCTGCTCATGATCGGCGGCTGCGTCGCCTGGGGCATCCTGTTCGGCTGGCTGCGCCTGCGCTCGGCATCGGTCTGGCCGGCCGTCATCGCGCACGGATCGCTGAACGCGGCGGGAGGCGTGATCCTCCTGTTCGCCGCCACGCAGCCCGACATGGCGCTCGCCGGCCCGCTCGGGGTCGCGACGTGGATCGTCATCGCGGTGGTCGTCATCGTGCTCGTGGTCACGGGTCAGTTCCGGAAGCAGCCCGAGCTCGCCGATGCACCGGGTCGGCTGCTCTCAGCTCCACGCCCTTGA
- a CDS encoding DUF1648 domain-containing protein gives MTHDLTRTPPALLRRARLTFLIVAVIVPIVITAIAVGVLLSWLPTLPSQVVTHWGVDGADGFGPPSLYLWLLLGIGLALPILMAVVTLASVGAHWGGAARLMGALAAGMAAFAAVTNLGSLVIQRDLADPADAPGIGAVIALAFAALVVVGALAWIVQPRVRPEQGRTLEPRHRVDIAQGERVVWVATASMPRGPLVFLTVVLLGLVALAGYMLLTGVEGGVIVALVVVVVAFALAATISFRVRVTPEGFAAQALLGWPRVRIPLDEVASARAVEISPFGEFGGWGWRIAVDGRQGIVLRRGSAIEVTRRDGRIFLVTIDGAEDAAALLQAYVDRSESPGTAPGHPGKGAS, from the coding sequence ATGACCCACGACCTCACCCGCACGCCGCCCGCGCTCCTGCGACGCGCCCGGCTGACCTTCCTCATCGTGGCGGTCATCGTGCCGATCGTGATCACGGCGATCGCGGTCGGGGTGCTCCTGTCCTGGCTGCCGACGTTGCCGTCGCAGGTGGTCACGCACTGGGGCGTCGACGGCGCCGACGGGTTCGGTCCGCCGTCCCTGTATCTCTGGCTCCTCCTCGGTATCGGTCTCGCGCTCCCCATCCTGATGGCGGTCGTGACGCTCGCCTCCGTCGGTGCGCACTGGGGCGGCGCCGCGCGACTGATGGGCGCGCTCGCCGCCGGCATGGCGGCCTTCGCCGCGGTCACGAACCTCGGCTCGCTCGTCATCCAGCGCGACCTGGCCGACCCGGCCGATGCTCCCGGCATCGGGGCTGTCATCGCGCTCGCCTTCGCCGCGCTCGTCGTGGTGGGCGCCCTCGCCTGGATCGTGCAGCCTCGGGTCCGGCCGGAGCAGGGCCGCACGCTCGAGCCCCGCCACCGTGTGGACATCGCCCAGGGGGAGCGCGTCGTGTGGGTGGCGACCGCGTCGATGCCGCGGGGCCCGCTCGTCTTCCTCACCGTCGTGCTGCTGGGTCTCGTCGCGCTCGCCGGCTACATGCTCCTCACCGGCGTCGAGGGAGGCGTGATCGTCGCCCTCGTCGTGGTGGTCGTGGCCTTCGCCCTGGCTGCCACCATCTCCTTCCGCGTACGGGTGACGCCCGAGGGCTTCGCCGCCCAGGCGCTGCTCGGGTGGCCCCGCGTCCGCATCCCGCTGGACGAGGTCGCCTCCGCTCGAGCGGTCGAGATCTCCCCGTTCGGCGAGTTCGGGGGCTGGGGGTGGCGCATCGCCGTCGACGGGCGGCAGGGGATCGTCCTGCGTCGCGGGTCGGCGATCGAGGTCACCCGCCGCGACGGGCGGATCTTCCTCGTCACGATCGACGGCGCCGAGGACGCGGCGGCGCTGCTGCAGGCGTACGTCGACCGCTCGGAATCACCGGGAACCGCGCCCGGCCACCCCGGAAAGGGAGCCTCATGA
- a CDS encoding PaaI family thioesterase has product MRITPRLLAIGMSLWIPNLFSGIRVRRFSEDWTHATVELHVNVFTRNYVKTAFGGSMSAMTDPYFFMLVMHQLGRDHVVWDTRGEIEFLKPGRGVLTAEFAVSKEKAEDIRERARGGAKVLEWFETVITDREGDVVAKVRREVYIREKKRVTASRG; this is encoded by the coding sequence ATGCGCATCACTCCCCGCCTTCTCGCGATCGGCATGAGCCTGTGGATCCCGAACCTCTTCAGCGGCATCCGCGTCCGCCGCTTCAGCGAGGACTGGACGCACGCCACCGTCGAGCTGCACGTCAACGTCTTCACCCGCAACTACGTCAAGACCGCGTTCGGCGGATCGATGTCGGCGATGACCGATCCGTACTTCTTCATGCTGGTCATGCACCAGCTCGGACGCGACCACGTGGTGTGGGACACCCGCGGCGAGATCGAGTTCCTCAAGCCGGGGCGCGGGGTGCTGACCGCGGAGTTCGCGGTCTCGAAGGAGAAGGCCGAGGATATCCGCGAGCGCGCACGCGGCGGAGCGAAGGTGCTCGAGTGGTTCGAGACGGTGATCACCGACCGCGAAGGCGACGTCGTCGCGAAGGTGCGACGCGAGGTCTACATCCGGGAGAAGAAGCGCGTCACGGCTTCACGCGGCTGA